In Streptomyces longhuiensis, the following proteins share a genomic window:
- a CDS encoding shikimate dehydrogenase produces MPQDSCLVGLIGSGIGPSLSPALHEREADRQGLRYLYRLIDIDALGATPDQVGDLVRAARAVGYDGLNITHPCKQLVIPHLDELAPQAEALGAVNTVVFEGGRAVGHNTDVTGFAASFARGLPDAPLDRVVQLGAGGAGAAVAHAVLTLGGGHLTIVDAMSERAADLAASLNRHFGEGRASAGTPDRIEEHLARADGLVHATPTGMAAHPGLPLPARLLRPSLWVAEVVYRPLETELLLTARELGCATLDGGGMAVFQAADAFRLFTRHEPDSTRMLADIAELAGTAAARG; encoded by the coding sequence GTGCCTCAGGACTCCTGCCTCGTCGGTCTGATCGGTTCGGGCATCGGCCCCTCGCTGAGCCCCGCGCTCCATGAGCGGGAGGCCGACCGCCAGGGCCTGCGCTATCTCTACCGGCTGATCGACATCGACGCCCTGGGGGCCACCCCCGACCAGGTCGGCGACCTGGTGAGGGCGGCCCGGGCCGTGGGCTACGACGGCCTGAACATCACCCACCCCTGCAAGCAGCTCGTCATCCCGCACCTCGACGAGCTCGCCCCGCAGGCCGAGGCGCTCGGCGCCGTCAACACCGTCGTGTTCGAGGGTGGGCGCGCCGTCGGCCACAACACCGACGTCACCGGATTCGCGGCGTCCTTCGCCCGTGGCCTGCCCGACGCCCCGCTCGACCGGGTCGTGCAGCTCGGCGCGGGCGGCGCGGGTGCGGCCGTCGCGCACGCCGTGCTCACCCTGGGCGGCGGTCACCTCACCATCGTGGACGCGATGTCCGAACGCGCCGCGGACCTGGCCGCTTCGCTGAACCGGCACTTCGGCGAGGGCCGCGCGTCCGCCGGGACCCCGGACCGTATCGAGGAGCACCTCGCCCGCGCCGACGGCCTCGTCCACGCCACACCCACCGGCATGGCCGCCCACCCCGGACTCCCGCTCCCCGCCCGGCTGCTGCGCCCGTCCCTGTGGGTCGCAGAAGTCGTCTACCGGCCGCTGGAAACAGAACTGCTGCTCACCGCGCGGGAGTTGGGATGCGCCACGCTCGACGGCGGAGGCATGGCGGTGTTCCAGGCCGCCGACGCGTTCCGGCTCTTCACGCGCCACGAGCCGGACAGCACGCGGATGCTCGCGGACATCGCCGAACTGGCGGGCACGGCGGCCGCACGGGGCTGA